One window from the genome of Populus alba chromosome 15, ASM523922v2, whole genome shotgun sequence encodes:
- the LOC118037360 gene encoding beta-1,2-xylosyltransferase XYXT1 produces the protein MMYDNLLTRSFSKHERRKLGYGALAACLLITLSFFIVFNPYLGPLPLLNFMLSTGDDQKSFAANDTSSSLQMDKEIITINDATSSSQEAVARDPEMVRNDKKLINDTGSSRQTVNEIVIKDSLLVNDTSSSQQIATDAATMDEKIELRCNIMGRSEFCEIKGDIRIDGSSSTAFIVSSETDILTAENTSWIIRPYARKEALEEKDFARKWSVKLVTDRPDIARCTRNHSVPAILFSVGGYSGNFFHAFTDILVPLYSTAQPFNREVQFLITNRKPRWIAKFKTLLEALSGYEIIDIDDRHDIHCFQSLTIGLKGRNNKELSIDSSTSPYSMKEFRQFLRSSYSLKKITAAKIREGDKRKPRLLIIPRKRSRAFTNVGEIAKLAESLSYQVIVAEPGSDVLGFAKIINSCDVVMGVHGAGLTNMVFLPENAILIQVVPFGRAEWTSRVSFEDPAKDMKIRYLGYKIKVEESTLMQQYPDDHVVLRDPSAIWKQGWLAFRSIYLDKQNVTLDVNRFRPTLVKALELLHQ, from the exons TGAATTTCATGCTATCAACGGGGGATGATCAGAAAAGTTTTGCTGCAAATGACACGAGTAGCTCTTTGCAAATGGACAAAG AGATTATTACAATCAATGATGCAACAAGCAGCTCTCAGGAGGCAGTAGCTAGGG ATCCAGAAATGGTTAGAAATGATAAGAAATTGATCAATGATACTGGCAGCTCCAGGCAAACAGTCAATG AAATTGTGATTAAAGATTCCCTGTTAGTCAATGACACAAGTAGCTCTCAGCAAATAGCTACAG ATGCTGCAACAATGGATGAGAAGATCGAGCTGCGCTGCAATATCATGGGAAGATCAGAGTTCTGCGAGATAAAAGGGGACATCAGGATTGATGGAAGTTCCTCCACTGCTTTCATTGTCTCATCTGAAACCGATATCTTGACAGCAGAAAACACCTCATGGATTATCAGGCCTTATGCACGAAAAGAAGCTCTTGAGGAAAAGGATTTTGCTAGGAAATGGTCTGTAAAACTTGTTACTGATCGTCCAGATATCGCTCGATGCACTCGTAATCACAGTGTTCCTGCAATCCTTTTCTCTGTTGGGGGATATTCaggaaactttttccatgccttCACTGATATACTTGTCCCACTATACTCAACTGCTCAACCTTTTAATAGAGAAGTGCAATTTCTCATTACCAACAGAAAACCTCGGTGGATTGCAAAGTTCAAAACATTATTGGAGGCACTGTCTGGATATGAGATCATAGACATCGATGACAGACATGATATACATTGCTTCCAGAGCCTAACAATTGGCCTTAAAGGTCGAAACAACAAAGAGCTCAGCATCGATTCATCCACCTCTCCATATTCTATGAAGGAATTTAGGCAGTTTTTAAGAAGTTCGTATTCCTTAAAGAAAATAACAGCAGCCAAAATCAGGGAAGGCGATAAGAGAAAGCCTCGGCTTCTAATCATTCCAAGAAAGAGATCAAGAGCTTTCACAAATGTTGGTGAAATTGCTAAACTGGCAGAAAGCTTGAGCTACCAAGTAATTGTCGCAGAGCCTGGGTCAGATGTATTAGGATTTGCAAAAATCATCAACTCTTGTGATGTAGTGATGGGAGTTCATGGTGCTGGCCTAACCAACATGGTTTTCCTTCCTGAAAATGCAATCTTGATTCAGGTAGTTCCATTTGGAAGGGCAGAATGGACGTCAAGAGTCTCCTTTGAAGACCCTGCAAAGGACATGAAGATAAGGTACTTGGGCTACAAAATTAAGGTAGAAGAGAGCACTTTGATGCAGCAATACCCAGACGACCATGTAGTTTTGAGGGATCCCTCTGCAATTTGGAAACAGGGTTGGTTGGCATTTCGTTCAATATACCTGGACAAGCAAAATGTAACGCTAGATGTGAATAGGTTTAGACCCACTTTGGTAAAAGCTTTAGAACTTTTGCATCAGTGA